CGTCAACGAGACCGTGGTGTACGCCTTCATGGCGCTGTTCGTGATCAACGTGGTGGTGACCGCCATCGGCATCCGGATGACGTCGGGTTAGGCGCGCCGATGGGAACCATGACCATCCTGCGGTCGACCTATCCGCGGCTCACCCGGCAGTTCAACAAGCCGGTCTCGACGTTGAGCCGGGTCGGCGACCACACGCTGTTCTACCTCCGCGCGATCGCGGGCACCCCGCACGCCGCGCTGCACTACCGCAAGGAGCTCGTCCGGCTGATCGCCGAGATCTCCATGGGCGCAGGCACACTCGCGATGATCGGCGGAACCGTCGTCATCGTCGGCTTCCTGACGCTGGCCACCGGCGGCGTGCTGGCGATCCAGGGATATTCGTCGCTGGGCAACATCGGTATCGAGGCGCTCACCGGATTCCTCTCGGCGTTCATCAACGTACGCATCGCCGCCCCGGTGGTCGCGGGCATCGGCCTGGCCGCCACATTCGGCGCCGGTGTGACCGCCCAGCTCGGCGCCATGCGCATCAACGAGGAGATCGACGCGCTCGAGTCGATGGCGATCCGTCCGGTCGAATACCTCGTGAGCACTCGCATCGTGGCCGGGATGGTCGCCATCACGCCGCTGTACGCGATCGCGGTGATCCTTTCGTTCCTGGCGTCCCAGTTCACCACCGTGGTGCTGCTCGGCCAGTCCGGCGGGCTCTACAACCACTACTTCGACACGTTCCTCAACCCGATCGACCTGTTGTGGTCGTTCCTGCAGGCGATTCTGATGGCCATCACGATCCTGCTGATCCACACCTATTTCGGATATTTCGCGTCCGGCGGCCCGTCCGGTGTCGGCGTGGCGGTCGGCAACGCCGTGCGCACCTCGCTGATCGTCGTCGTCTCCGTGACGCTGCTGGTGTCGCTCGCGGTGTACGGGTCCAACGGAAACTTCAACTTGTCGGGGTAGGAGCAGGAGTTGACACGAAACATCGGCCCCGGCCCGGCCCACCGGTCCGAGACGGACAGCTCGGCGGCGCCCGTGGCGGCCCGTCCCGGGCGCAGCTTCGGCGCGGGCGGCCACGCCCGGCCCATCGCCGGTCTCGCCACCGTCGTCGTGGTCGGCCTGATCATCGCGCTGGCGGTGACGCTGTTCCGCGGCGACTTCACGAAAACCGAACCGGTGACGGTGATCTCGGACCGTGCCGGCCTGGTGATGAACCCCGACGCCAAGGTCAAGGTGCGTGGTGTCCAGGTGGGCACCGTCGGCTCGATCGAAACGCTGCCCGACGGACGGGCCGCGCTGCACCTCAAGATGGACCCCGCCCAACTGCGCCTGATTCCCGGCAATGTGACGGCCGACATCGCGTCCTCCACGGTGTTCGGTGCGAAGTTCGTCGATCTCGTCCCGCCCGAGAAACCCGAGGGGACCATGCGGCCCGGCCAGGTCCTGCAGGGCGAACACGTCACCGTCGAGGTCAACACCGTCTTCCAGCAACTCACGCGCGTGCTCGACAAGATCGACCCCGCCAAGCTCAACGAGACGCTCGGCGCGATCTCGTCGGCCTTCGGCGGCCGCGGGGAGAAGATGGGCCAGACGGTCAGCGACTTCCGGGCCCTGCTGGCCGAACTCGAACCCAGCCTGCCCAATCTCAGCCGTGACATCGAATCGATGGCGGTGGTGTCGGGCGCCTACGGCGACGCCGCGCCGGACCTGCTCAAAACCATCCAGAACACCAACCGCATCAGCGACAGCATCGTCGACGAACAGCAGAACCTCGACGCGTTTCTGGTCAGCTCGATCGGCCTGGCCGACATCGGCAACGAGGTCATCGGCGGTAACCGCGAGGCGCTGCGCACCACACTGGACCTGCTGGTGCCCACCACCGATCTGCTCAACGAGTACGCGCCGGGCCTCAACTGCGCGCTCGAAGGCATGGTGTACGTCAACAACCAACCGCCACAGATGGATCCGGGTGTCCTGGTGAACGTCGCCTTCACGCTCGGCATCGAGCGCTATCGTTACCCACAGAACCTGCCCAAGGTGGCGGCCAAGGGGGGACCGCAGTGCATGGGGCTGCCCTACATCGGTTTCGGCAACCGCTCCAAGTACCTGGTCACCGACACCAACGCCAACCCGTGGCAGTACGGCAACCAGGGCATCCTGCTGAACTCCGACGGTCTCAAGCAGCTGCTGTTCGGGCCGCTGGACGGTCCGCCACGTAACACCGCACAGATCGGAATGCCCGGATGAGGCGCGTCTCAGGAACTCTCGTCAAGTTCGGGGTGTTCGCCGTTGTCATGGCGGTGCTCACCGCGTTCCTGTTCATGACGTTCTCCGAATACCGCGGCGGCGCCTATGCGGGCTACTCCGCGGTGTTCGACGACGCGTCGCGACTGGAGTCCGGAGACTCCGTCCGGGTCGCAGGCGTGCGGGTGGGCACCGTGAAAAGCGTGTCGCTGCAACCGGACCGGACCGTCCTGGTCGAGTTCGACACCGAACGCAACATTGCGCTCACCACCGGCACCAAGGCGGCGGTGCGCTACCTGAACCTCGTCGGGGACCGATACCTGGAACTCATCGACAGCCCGGGGTCGACACGCCTGCTGCCGTCAGGGTCCCGGATCCCGAAGGAGCGCACGTCGGGGGCGCTGGACCTGGACCTGCTGCTCGGCGGGCTGAAGCCGGTGATCCAGGGTCTGAACCCGCAGGACGTCAACGCGCTGACGTCCTCGCTCATCCAGATCTTCCAGGGCCAGGGCGACACGCTCAGCTCGCTGATGAGCAAGACGTCGTCGTTCTCGAACACGTTGGCCGACAACGGCCAGGTGATCCAGCAGCTGATCGACAACCTCAACACCGTCGTGGCGACGCTGAACAAGGACGGAAGCAAGTTCTCGGCCACGGTCGATCGTCTGGAGCAGTTGATCGGCGGGTTGTCACAGGATCGGGACCCGATCGGCACGGCGGTGACACAACTCGACAACGGCACGGCGTCCATCGCGAGCCTGCTCACCCAGGCCCGGCCGCCGCTGGCCGCGACGGTTGATCAGCTCAACCGGATGGCGCCGCTGCTCGACGATCACAAGGCCACCCTCGACGCCGGCTTGCAGAGGGCGCCGACCAACTACCGCAAGCTGGCTCGCCTCGGCTCCTACGGCAGCTGGATCATGTACTACATCTGCGGACTGTCGTTCCGCGTCACCGACCTGCAGGGCAGAACTGCGGTCTTTCCCATGCTCAAGCAAGAAGGCGGGAGGTGCGCGGAGCCCTGATGCTCAAGTACCGCGAATCGAACCTGGTGAAGGCCGGCCTGATCGGCACGGTGCTGATGATCCTCGTCGTCGCCGTCGGCCTGCAGCCCGAACGGCTGATGCAGTGGGCGTCCTCGGTGCGCCACCAGGCGCTGTTCACCGAGGCCGGTGGGATCGCCGTCGGCAACGACGTCACGCTCTCCGGCATCAAGATCGGCTCGGTGACCGACGTGAGCCTGCACGACGGCGATGCGTTGGTCTCCTTCACCACCGAGGGCAGATACCCGCTCGGATCACTGACCACGGCCCACATCCGCACCGGTTCGTTGCTCGGGGAGCGGGTACTGACATTGGAGTCCGACGGCACCGGAACACTGCGCACCACCGATGTGATCCCGACGTCGCGGACGTCCTCGCCCTATTCGCTCACCGATGCGGTCAGTGAATTGACCACGAACACCGCCGGAACCGACACGACGGCACTCAACCAGTCGCTGGACACCCTGTCGGCCACCATCGATCAACTCGCGCCACAGCTCGGCCCGACCTTCGACGGACTCAGCAGGCTGTCGCAATCGATCAACGGCCGCAACGAGAGTCTGGCGAGCCTGCTCAAGAGTGCAGGTGAGGTCACCGGCGTGCTCTCCCAGCGCAGCCAGCAGTTGAACACGTTGATCCTCAACGCCAACGACCTGCTCGGCGTGCTCAACGAGCGTCGAGAGGCCATCGTCGATCTGTTGGCCAACACATCGGCTGTGGCCGAACAGCTTCGGGGCCTGGTGGCCGACAACGAGGCCGAGTTGGCACCCACACTGGAACGACTGAACCGCGTGACCGAGGTGCTGCAGAAGAACCGCGACAACATCACCAAGATGCTTCCCGACATGAAGAAGTTCATGCTGGCGCAAGGCGAGACGCTGGCCAACGGGCCCTACTACAACGCCTATGTGCCCAATCTGCAGCCTGCGCAGCTGTTGCAGCCGTTCCTGGATTACGCGTTCGGATTCCGCCGCGGCCAGAACGCCGGTCAGCCACCGGACAATGCCGGTCCGCGCGCCGAATTCCCGCTGCCATACAACGGGATTCCGGGAGGTTCGCGCTGATGAGCCGCAGCGGAATGGCCAAGGGACTCGCGATCGCGCTGGTGGTGCTGCTGGTCGCGGGCGCCGCGGTGTTGGTACGTCAGGTGTTCTTCGCGCCGAGGACGATCTCGGCGCTGTTCACCTCGGCCACCGGTATCTACCCTGGCGACGACGTCCGGGTGTCCGGTGTCAAGGTCGGCACCATCGAGTCGATAACCCCGGAGGGCACCCAGACGCGGCTGACCCTCAAGGTCGACCGCGGTGTGCCGATACCCGCGGATGCCAAGGCCGTCATCGTCGCCCAGAATCTCGTCGCCGCGCGATACGTGCAACTGGCACCGGCCTACCGGTCGCAGGGCCCGACCCTGCCCGACGACGCGGTGATCGGTCTGGATCACACCGCGGTACCCGTGGAGTGGGACGAAGTCAAGGCGCAACTGACCCGGTTGGCCTCCGAACTCGGCCCGCAGAGCGGGGTCGACGGCACGTCGACGTCGCGGTTCATCGAGACCACCGCCAACGCCATGGCGGGCAATGGTGAGAAGCTGCGCAACACCATCTCTCAGTTGTCCGGTGT
This region of Mycolicibacterium goodii genomic DNA includes:
- a CDS encoding MlaE family ABC transporter permease, with the protein product MGTMTILRSTYPRLTRQFNKPVSTLSRVGDHTLFYLRAIAGTPHAALHYRKELVRLIAEISMGAGTLAMIGGTVVIVGFLTLATGGVLAIQGYSSLGNIGIEALTGFLSAFINVRIAAPVVAGIGLAATFGAGVTAQLGAMRINEEIDALESMAIRPVEYLVSTRIVAGMVAITPLYAIAVILSFLASQFTTVVLLGQSGGLYNHYFDTFLNPIDLLWSFLQAILMAITILLIHTYFGYFASGGPSGVGVAVGNAVRTSLIVVVSVTLLVSLAVYGSNGNFNLSG
- a CDS encoding MCE family protein, whose amino-acid sequence is MTRNIGPGPAHRSETDSSAAPVAARPGRSFGAGGHARPIAGLATVVVVGLIIALAVTLFRGDFTKTEPVTVISDRAGLVMNPDAKVKVRGVQVGTVGSIETLPDGRAALHLKMDPAQLRLIPGNVTADIASSTVFGAKFVDLVPPEKPEGTMRPGQVLQGEHVTVEVNTVFQQLTRVLDKIDPAKLNETLGAISSAFGGRGEKMGQTVSDFRALLAELEPSLPNLSRDIESMAVVSGAYGDAAPDLLKTIQNTNRISDSIVDEQQNLDAFLVSSIGLADIGNEVIGGNREALRTTLDLLVPTTDLLNEYAPGLNCALEGMVYVNNQPPQMDPGVLVNVAFTLGIERYRYPQNLPKVAAKGGPQCMGLPYIGFGNRSKYLVTDTNANPWQYGNQGILLNSDGLKQLLFGPLDGPPRNTAQIGMPG
- a CDS encoding MCE family protein yields the protein MRRVSGTLVKFGVFAVVMAVLTAFLFMTFSEYRGGAYAGYSAVFDDASRLESGDSVRVAGVRVGTVKSVSLQPDRTVLVEFDTERNIALTTGTKAAVRYLNLVGDRYLELIDSPGSTRLLPSGSRIPKERTSGALDLDLLLGGLKPVIQGLNPQDVNALTSSLIQIFQGQGDTLSSLMSKTSSFSNTLADNGQVIQQLIDNLNTVVATLNKDGSKFSATVDRLEQLIGGLSQDRDPIGTAVTQLDNGTASIASLLTQARPPLAATVDQLNRMAPLLDDHKATLDAGLQRAPTNYRKLARLGSYGSWIMYYICGLSFRVTDLQGRTAVFPMLKQEGGRCAEP
- a CDS encoding MCE family protein, translating into MLKYRESNLVKAGLIGTVLMILVVAVGLQPERLMQWASSVRHQALFTEAGGIAVGNDVTLSGIKIGSVTDVSLHDGDALVSFTTEGRYPLGSLTTAHIRTGSLLGERVLTLESDGTGTLRTTDVIPTSRTSSPYSLTDAVSELTTNTAGTDTTALNQSLDTLSATIDQLAPQLGPTFDGLSRLSQSINGRNESLASLLKSAGEVTGVLSQRSQQLNTLILNANDLLGVLNERREAIVDLLANTSAVAEQLRGLVADNEAELAPTLERLNRVTEVLQKNRDNITKMLPDMKKFMLAQGETLANGPYYNAYVPNLQPAQLLQPFLDYAFGFRRGQNAGQPPDNAGPRAEFPLPYNGIPGGSR